One segment of Prionailurus bengalensis isolate Pbe53 chromosome E3, Fcat_Pben_1.1_paternal_pri, whole genome shotgun sequence DNA contains the following:
- the LDAF1 gene encoding lipid droplet assembly factor 1: MAKEDLPSTSKDLQELQRKLSLLIESIQNNSKVVAFMKSPVGQYLDRHPFLALTMLVFVAVSAIPVGFFLLLVVLTSLAALVGVILLEGLVISVGGLSLLCVLCGLSFVSLVMSGTIMVSYVMVSSLVNYWFSPRLLTQQNSGGDCQLAMKSADLEGLYQE, from the exons ATGGCAAAAGAAGACCTCCCGAGTACCTCAAAGGACTTGCAGGAACTGCAGAGGAAGCTGTCTTTGCTGATTGAGTCTATCCAGAATAACTCAAAG GTGGTTGCCTTTATGAAGTCTCCAGTGGGTCAGTACCTGGACAGGCATCCTTTTCTGGCCCTCACTATGCTGGTGTTTGTTGCTGTGTCGGCCATTCCTGTTGGATTCTTCCTGCTCCTTGTGGTGCTTACCTCCCTGGCTGCTCTTGTGGGAGTCATTTTACTGGAAG gactGGTCATCTCTGTGGGTGGCCTCTCACTGCTTTGTGTCCTCTGTGGCTTGAGCTTTGTGTCACTCGTCATGTCAGGGACAATCATGGTGTCCTACGTGATGGTCTCCAGCCTTGTCAACTACTGGTTTTCTCCCAG ACTGTTAACACAACAAAACTCCGGTGGCGACTGTCAGCTTGCTATGAAGTCCGCAGACTTAGAGGGGCTCTACCAGGAATGA